The following coding sequences are from one Microbulbifer sp. TB1203 window:
- a CDS encoding cupin domain-containing protein translates to MQDTIRSIFDNFVVISPEKQAAVENNDSSLYERLGREYDGFKGHELISAYEFGEDWATWEMHPKGDEVVILLSGKVHFLLQLESGEESRTLENSGDYIIVPKGVWHTAKIAAKARVIFITPGEDTQHKPV, encoded by the coding sequence ATGCAGGATACGATACGATCAATCTTCGACAATTTTGTTGTAATCTCTCCGGAGAAGCAGGCAGCGGTGGAGAACAATGATTCATCCCTGTATGAGCGGCTGGGAAGGGAGTACGACGGGTTCAAAGGGCATGAGCTGATCTCAGCTTATGAATTTGGTGAAGACTGGGCGACATGGGAAATGCACCCGAAAGGAGATGAGGTGGTCATTTTGTTGTCCGGAAAGGTGCACTTCCTGTTGCAGCTGGAGTCCGGAGAGGAATCACGTACGCTGGAAAATTCCGGGGATTACATCATTGTTCCGAAGGGTGTCTGGCATACCGCAAAAATTGCTGCGAAGGCCAGGGTGATCTTCATTACCCCGGGAGAGGATACCCAGCATAAGCCTGTGTAA